The following coding sequences lie in one Apium graveolens cultivar Ventura chromosome 1, ASM990537v1, whole genome shotgun sequence genomic window:
- the LOC141672510 gene encoding MLP-like protein 423: MAAITGKLEVEVEIKSDAQKYWKNIRESHTLFPKICSDLYKSIEVLEGDGRSVGSVRLITYADGTPLVTFSKEKAEVFDDENMAMGYSILEGELMEYYKKFEAHFTVCSKEKGTEGCLVKWWCDFEKTSHEIPDPNAIQEFTVKNLKEVDDYTLQQA, encoded by the exons ATGGCTGCAATTACAGGGAAACTAGAAGTGGAAGTGGAGATCAAATCAGACGCACAAAAGTATTGGAAAAACATTAGGGAGTCCCACACACTTTTCCCAAAGATTTGTTCTGATCTGTACAAGTCTATTGAAGTTCTTGAAGGTGACGGCCGATCTGTTGGATCCGTTCGTCTAATCACCTATGCTGATG GAACACCACTGGTAACATTTTCGAAGGAGAAGGCAGAGGTGTTTGACGATGAAAATATGGCAATGGGATATAGCATCCTGGAGGGAGAACTGATGGAATACTACAAAAAATTTGAAGCACACTTTACTGTCTGTTCAAAGGAAAAAGGAACTGAAGGATGTTTGGTAAAATGGTGGTGTGACTTTGAGAAAACAAGTCATGAGATCCCTGATCCTAATGCAATTCAAGAATTCACCGTCAAGAATCTGAAAGAAGTGGATGATTATACCCTCCAGCAGGCCTGA